atctcctccctcttggCTTGATTCTCCATCGGGCGACAGATCTCGTAGTAGACCTCGATGACGGGGGAGTCATGGGCGACGGCGACCACCATGAGGTTCAGCTGAAGCCCCTCGAAACCGCTGTAATCCTGGACGTCGGGGGTGTTGATCGTGAGGACTTTGGCGAGGTAGTTGTAGACTGTGCCGGCGGGCTTGTAGGGGTTGGGGTACATCTTGACGATCCAGTCGTAGGCATCGGGGGCGAACTGGGTCTTGGGATCGTGGTGGATCCTGAGCATTTTGGTCGCACCTGTCAGGTCGCTGGTGTGGAGATAATTCTCGACGCGGGGCTTGTCGTTGGCCCAGTCGGAGGCGCGGTAGgctttggagaggttgaa
The sequence above is a segment of the Podospora pseudoanserina strain CBS 124.78 chromosome 5, whole genome shotgun sequence genome. Coding sequences within it:
- a CDS encoding hypothetical protein (antiSMASH:Cluster_1); the encoded protein is MGCHENVSIDYRCVNTSHNHSQPPPFNLSKAYRASDWANDKPRVENYLHTSDLTGATKMLRIHHDPKTQFAPDAYDWIVKMYPNPYKPAGTVYNYLAKVLTINTPDVQDYSGFEGLQLNLMVVAVAHDSPVIEVYYEICRPMENQAKREEMRKRGLAWARPLITDEALGCSWLSITEEREFLEVRAAHKVRITGTPEGVHALFYDMLIKVRESNGMIIKMAIELSREFTKG